The Fusobacterium simiae genomic sequence ACTTTGGATTTCCAACATCTACTTTGCTTCCTTCAAGTTTTCTTGTATCACAAGATTGTCTACCATATATCATTTTAATTCCTTTTGTATCTGTTGGAACTGCAAAACATACAGAATAATCTTTATCAGCTTCAGTCATAGATAATGTAGGCATAACTAAAACTTCATGAGAATTTACTATACCTGTTTGGTGTGCTTTTGCTCCTCTTACAACTATTCCATCTTCTCTTCTTTCTACTATATGTAAAAACATATCTGGATCTGCTTGAGCTGAAGGTGCTAAGCCTCTATCTCCTTTTGGATCTGTCATAGCTCCATCAACTGTTAAATCATTTTCTTGACAGTACACTATATACTTCTTTAATTTTTCATGATAATTTGTTCCCAATTTCTTATCCATATCATAAGTTGTACTATAACAAGCATTAAAAGCATCCATTCCTACACATCTTTGAAAACAAGAAGCTGTTTTTTGTCCTAAAAGTCTTTGCATTTTTACTTTTTTTACCAAATCTTCCGTACTTTGATGAATATGAGCAAATCTATTTATTTTTTTCCCAGTTAAATGAGATGTTGCTGTCATCAGTTCTTCATATTCAGGTTCTTGAGCTAAATCATAAGTCATTTTAACTGAATTTAGAGATGGTCTTATTATTGGGTGATCCACTGGAGACTTAACCCTTTCTCCAAATATATAGACTTCCATATTCAACTTTCTCAAACTTTCCACATATTCATTTCCTGTCATTAATGCCATAAATATCACTCCTTAATTAAAAAATTTTGTTTCCCTTATAAAATTAATAAGCAATATCTATGCCAAAAAT encodes the following:
- a CDS encoding 4-hydroxyphenylacetate 3-hydroxylase family protein — translated: MALMTGNEYVESLRKLNMEVYIFGERVKSPVDHPIIRPSLNSVKMTYDLAQEPEYEELMTATSHLTGKKINRFAHIHQSTEDLVKKVKMQRLLGQKTASCFQRCVGMDAFNACYSTTYDMDKKLGTNYHEKLKKYIVYCQENDLTVDGAMTDPKGDRGLAPSAQADPDMFLHIVERREDGIVVRGAKAHQTGIVNSHEVLVMPTLSMTEADKDYSVCFAVPTDTKGIKMIYGRQSCDTRKLEGSKVDVGNPKFGGHEALVVFDNVFVPNDRIFMCGEYEFSNSLVERFAGFHRQSYGGCKVGVGDVLIGATALISDYNGTKKASHIKDKIIEMTHLNETLYCAGIACSSEGHKTAAGSYEIDLLLANVCKQNVTRFPYEIARLAEDIAGGILVTLPSEADLNSKEVGHYVEKYLKGVATVPTVTRMKVLRFIENLTLGTAAVGYRTESLHGAGSPQAQRIMISRQSNLEAKKQLVKDILDIDI